A genomic segment from Gemmatimonadaceae bacterium encodes:
- a CDS encoding amidohydrolase family protein: protein MPNVVRPRAALPLSRRIFAALSIATAPSFVPSMGFAQAPTTPDLVITNASLIDGARGAFATGATVVIRDGKIAQVATGAATVPPGATVIDARGRYLLPGLIDAHTHIASLANARRALESGVTTIRSASTPAFQDVALREAVRGGVIAGPDVVAAGLFVSPELGDGMLGDPRLPRLAGAMQSEAGLREAVRINLDRGVDVIKTRGTERAGLPNTDPRKQSYTEQQLSWIVDEASKKNVPVMAHAHGDEGAYAAVKAGVRSIEHGSFLSDSTLQLMRQKGTFLVPTYVTVFDLTQPGGDYDDPALTIRGDFMLPALGETVKRAHRMGISIATGADTQYGPESLSRIAGEAAFFVALGMTPLEAIRSATMVSARLLGLDQRIGQVKEGYEADLILVESNPLQDIRALADVLVVISNGTIALNRTPFAKPAH, encoded by the coding sequence GTGCCCAACGTCGTACGTCCGCGCGCCGCCCTCCCCCTCTCGCGACGCATTTTCGCGGCGCTGTCGATCGCCACCGCGCCCTCGTTCGTTCCCAGCATGGGCTTTGCGCAGGCGCCGACCACCCCGGACCTCGTCATCACCAATGCTTCGTTGATCGACGGGGCGCGCGGCGCCTTTGCCACGGGCGCGACGGTGGTGATTCGCGACGGGAAGATCGCCCAGGTCGCCACCGGCGCGGCCACCGTTCCGCCAGGCGCAACGGTCATCGATGCCCGCGGGCGCTACCTCCTCCCGGGGCTCATCGATGCGCACACGCACATCGCCTCGCTGGCCAACGCACGGCGCGCCCTCGAGTCTGGCGTTACCACCATTCGTTCGGCGTCGACTCCCGCCTTCCAGGACGTCGCGCTGCGCGAGGCGGTGCGGGGGGGCGTCATCGCCGGCCCGGACGTCGTCGCCGCGGGGCTCTTCGTCTCCCCGGAACTTGGCGACGGGATGCTTGGCGACCCGCGACTTCCAAGGCTCGCCGGTGCCATGCAGAGCGAGGCCGGATTGCGCGAGGCCGTGCGCATCAACCTCGACCGCGGCGTGGATGTCATCAAGACGCGCGGCACCGAGCGCGCCGGGCTCCCCAACACCGACCCGCGCAAGCAGTCGTACACCGAACAGCAGCTCTCGTGGATCGTGGACGAGGCGTCGAAGAAGAACGTCCCTGTCATGGCCCACGCCCACGGCGACGAGGGCGCGTATGCGGCGGTAAAGGCCGGCGTGCGCAGCATCGAGCACGGGAGCTTCCTGAGCGACAGTACGTTGCAGCTGATGAGGCAGAAGGGGACCTTTCTCGTCCCCACGTACGTCACCGTCTTCGACCTCACGCAGCCCGGTGGCGACTACGACGACCCCGCGCTCACCATCCGCGGCGACTTCATGCTCCCCGCCCTGGGCGAGACGGTGAAGCGCGCGCACCGCATGGGGATCTCGATTGCCACCGGTGCCGACACGCAGTACGGCCCCGAGTCGCTCTCGCGCATCGCCGGCGAAGCCGCCTTCTTCGTCGCGCTGGGGATGACGCCGCTCGAGGCCATACGCTCGGCCACCATGGTCTCCGCCCGGCTCCTGGGGCTCGACCAGCGGATCGGGCAAGTGAAGGAGGGGTACGAGGCCGACCTGATCCTCGTCGAGTCCAACCCGCTGCAGGACATCCGCGCCCTCGCCGACGTCCTGGTCGTCATCTCGAACGGGACGATCGCCCTCAACCGCACCCCGTTCGCGAAACCCGCCCACTGA